One part of the Cinclus cinclus chromosome 20, bCinCin1.1, whole genome shotgun sequence genome encodes these proteins:
- the LOC134052119 gene encoding myosin-1B-like isoform X6, whose protein sequence is MSSDAEMAIFGEAAPYLRKSEKERIEAQNKPFDAKSSVFVVHAKESFVKGTVTSRESGKVTVKTEGGETLTVKEDQIFSMNPPKYDKIEDMAMMTHLHEPAVLYNLKERYAAWMIYTYSGLFCVTVNPYKWLPVYNPEVVLAYRGKKRQEAPPHIFSISDNAYQFMLTDRENQSILITGESGAGKTVNTKRVIQYFATIAASGDKKKEEKSSGKMQGTLEDQIISANPLLEAFGNAKTVRNDNSSRFGKFIRIHFGATGKLASADIETYLLEKSRVTFQLKAERSYHIFYQIMSNKKPELIDMLLITTNPYDYQFVSQGEITVASINDQEELMATDSAIDILGFTADERTAIYKLTGAVMHYGNLKFKQKQREEQAEPDGTEVADKAAYLMGLNSADLLKALCYPRVKVGNEYVTKGQTVQQVYNSVGALAKAVYEKMFLWMVIRINEQLDTKQPRQYFIGVLDIAGFEIFDFNSLEQLCINFTNEKLQQFFNHHMFVLEQEEYKKEGIEWEFIDFGMDLAACIELIEKPMGIFSILEEECMFPKATDTSFKNKLYDQHLGKSNNFQKPKPGKGKAEAHFSLVHYAGTVDYNISGWLEKNKDPLNETVIGLYQKSSVKTLALLFASASGGGGSGGKKGGKKKGSSFQTVSALFRENLNKLMTNLRSTHPHFVRCIIPNETKTPGAMEHELVLHQLRCNGVLEGIRICRKGFPSRVLYADFKQRYKVLNASAIPEGQFIDSKKASEKLLGSIDVDHTQYRFGHTKVFFKAGLIGLLEEMRDEKLAQLITRTQALCRGFLMRVEYQRMVERRESIFCIQYNIRSFMNVKHWPWMKLFFKIKPLLKSAESEKEMANMKGEFEKTKEELAKSEAKRKELEEKMVSLLKEKNDLQLQVQAEADSLADAEERCDQLIKTKIQLEAKIKEVTERAEDEEEINAELTAKKRKLEDECSELKKDIDDLELTLAKVEKEKHATENKVKNLTEEMAALDETIAKLTKEKKALQEAHQQTLDDLQVEEDKVNTLTKAKTKLEQQVDDLEGSLEQEKKLRMDLERAKRKLEGDLKLAQDSIMDLENDKQQLDEKLKKKDFEISQIQSKIEDEQALGMQFQKKIKELQARIEELEEEIEAERTSRAKAEKHRADLSRELEEISERLEEAGGATAAQIDMNKKREAEFQKMRRDLEEATLQHEATASALRKKHADSTAELGEQIDNLQRVKQKLEKEKSEMKMEIDDLASNMESVSKAKANLEKMCRTLEDQLSEIKTKEEEHQRMINDLNAQRARLQTEAGEYSRQVDEKDALVSQLSRGKQAFTQQIEELKRHLEEEIKAKSALAHALQSARHDCDLLREQYEEEQEAKGELQRALSKANSEVAQWRTKYETDAIQRTEELEEAKKKLAQRLQDAEEHVEAVNAKCASLEKTKQRLQNEVEDLMIDVERSNAACAALDKKQKNFDKILAEWKQKYEETQAELEASQKESRSLSTELFKMKNAYEESLDHLETMKRENKNLQQEISDLTEQIAEGGKAIHELEKVKKQIEQEKSEIQAALEEAEASLEHEEGKILRLQLELNQVKSEIDRKIAEKDEEIDQLKRNHLRVVDSMQSTLDAEIRSRNEALRLKKKMEGDLNEMEIQLSHANRMAAEAQKNLRNTQAVLKDTQIHLDEALRTQDDLKEQVAMVERRANLLQAEVEELRAALEQTERSRKLAEQELLDASERVQLLHTQNTSLINTKKKLETDIAQIQGEMEDTIQEARNAEEKAKKAITDAAMMAEELKKEQDTSAHLERMKKNLDQTVKDLQHRLEEAEQLALKGGKKQIQKLEARVRELEGEVDAEQKRSAEAVKGVRKYERRVKELTYQSEEDRKNVLRLQDLVDKLQMKVKSYKRQAEEAEELSNVNLSKFRKIQHELEEAEERADIAESQVNKLRVKSREFHSKKIAEEE, encoded by the exons ATGTCATCAGACGCCGAGATGGCCATCTTTGGGGAGGCTGCTCCTTACCTCCGGAAGTCAGAAAAGGAGAGAATTGAGGCCCAGAACAAACCTTTTGATGCCAAGTCATCCGTCTTTGTGGTACATGCAAAGGAATCCTTTGTGAAAGGGACAGTCACGAGCAGGGAATCAGGAAAAGTCACTGTCAAGACTGAAGGGGGAGAG ACCCTGACCGTGAAGGAAGATCAAATCTTCTCCATGAACCCTCCCAAGTATGACAAAATCGAGGACATGGCCATGATGACCCACCTCCACGAACCCGCTGTGCTGTACAACCTCAAAGAGCGTTATGCAGCCTGGATGATCTAC ACCTACTCGGGTCTCTTCTGCGTCACCGTCAACCCCTACAAGTGGCTGCCGGTGTACAACCCCGAGGTGGTGTTGGCCTACCGAGGCAAGAAGCGCCAGGAGGCCCCTCCACACATCTTCTCCATCTCTGACAATGCCTATCAGTTCATGCTGACTG ATCGGGAGAACCAGTCCATCCTGATCAC CGGAGAATCCGGTGCTGGGAAGACTGTGAACACAAAGCGTGTCATCCAGTACTTTGCAACAATTGCAGCCAGTGGAGacaagaagaaggaggagaagtcATCAGGCAAAATGCAG GGAACGCTTGAGGATCAAATCATCAGCGCCAACCCACTGCTGGAGGCCTTTGGAAACGCCAAGACCGTGAGGAACGACAACTCCTCACGCTTT GGCAAATTCATCAGAATCCACTTTGGGGCCACAGGCAAACTGGCTTCTGCTGACATTGAAACTT ATCTGCTGGAGAAGTCCAGAGTCACTTTCCAGCTCAAGGCGGAAAGGAGCTACCACATCTTTTATCAGATCATGTCCAACAAGAAGCCAGAGCTAATCG ACATGCTCCTCATCACCACCAACCCATATGACTACCAATTTGTGAGTCAAGGTGAGATCACTGTTGCCAGCATTAACGACCAGGAGGAGCTGATGGCTACAGAT AGTGCCATTGACATCCTGGGTTTCACTGCCGATGAGAGAACAGCCATCTACAAGCTGACTGGGGCTGTCATGCATTACGGGAACTTGAAGTTCAAACAGAAACAACgagaggagcaggcagagcctgaTGGCACAGAAG TTGCTGACAAGGCTGCCTACCTGATGGGTCTGAACTCAGCAGACCTGCTCAAGGCCCTCTGCTACCCCCGAGTCAAGGTGGGGAACGAATACGTGACCAAGGGCCAAACTGTGCAGCAG GTGTACAATTCAGTGGGTGCCCTGGCAAAGGCTGTCTATGAGAAGATGTTCCTGTGGATGGTTATTCGCATCAATGAACAGCTGGACACGAAGCAGCCCAGGCAGTACTTCATTGGTGTCCTGGACATTGCTGGCTTTGAGATATTTGAT TTCaacagcctggagcagctgtgcatCAACTTCACCAATGAGAAACTGCAACAGTTCTTCAACCACCACATGTtcgtgctggagcaggaggagtaCAAGAAGGAGGGGATTGAATGGGAGTTCATTGACTTTGGCATGGACCTGGCTGCCTGCATTGAGCTCATTGAGAAG CCCATGGGCATCTTCTCCATCCTGGAAGAGGAGTGCATGTTCCCCAAGGCAACTGACACCTCTTTCAAGAACAAGCTCTATGACCAGCACCTGGGCAAGTCCAACAACTTCCAGAAGCCCAAGCCTGGCAAAGGCAAGGCTGAAGCCCACTTCTCCCTGGTGCACTACGCTGGCACAGTGGACTACAACATCTCTGGCTGGCTGGAGAAGAACAAAGACCCTCTGAATGAAACTGTCATTGGGCTGTACCAGAAATCATCTGTGAAGACCCTGGCTTTACTCTTTGcctct GctagtggtggtggtggcagtggtggcaaGAAGGGAGGCAAGAAGAAGGGTTCTTCTTTCCAGACTGTCTCAGCTCTTTTCCGG GAGAACCTGAACAAGCTGATGACCAATCTGCGGAGCACTCACCCCCATTTTGTGCGCTGTATCATCCCCAATGAGACTAAAACACCTG GTGCCATGGAGCACGAGCTGGTGCTGCACCAGCTGCGCTGTAACGGCGTGCTGGAAGGGATCAGGATTTGCAGGAAAGGCTTCCCCAGCAGAGTCCTCTATGCTGACTTCAAACAGAG ATACAAGGTGCTTAATGCCAGTGCCATCCCCGAGGGACAGTTCATCGATAGCAAGAAGGCTTCTGAGAAGCTCCTTGGCTCAATCGATGTGGACCACACCCAGTACAGATTTGGACACACCAAG GTGTTCTTCAAAGCTGGGTTGATAGGGCTCCTGGAGGAGATGAGGGATgagaagctggcacagctcaTCACCCGCACCCAGGCCTTGTGCAGGGGCTTCCTGATGAGGGTGGAGTACCAGAGAATGGTGGAGAGGAG GGAGTCCATCTTCTGCATCCAGTACAACATTCGTTCATTCATGAATGTCAAACACTGGCCATGGATGAAGCTGTTCTTCAAGATCAAGCCTTTGCTGAAGAGTGCAGAGTCTGAGAAGGAGATGGCCAACATGAAGGGGGAGTTTGAGAAAACCAAGGAAGAACTTGCCAAGTCAGAAGCAAAGCGGAAGGAGCTTGAGGAGAAAATGGTTTCTTtactgaaggagaaaaatgacCTGCAGCTCCAAGTGCAGGCT GAAGCAGATAGCTTGGCTGATGCTGAGGAAAGGTGTGACCAGCtcatcaaaaccaaaatccagcTGGAAGCCAAAATTAAAGAGGTGACTGAAAGAGCTGAGGATGAAGAGGAAATTAATGCTGAGCTTACAGCCAAGAAGAGGAAACTGGAGGATGAATGTTCAGAGCTGAAGAAAGACATTGATGACCTTGAGCTAACACTGGCCAAggtggagaaagaaaaacatgccACGGAAAACAAG GTGAAAAACCTGACTGAGGAGATGGCAGCCCTGGACGAGACCATTGCCAAGCtgacaaaagagaagaaagcccTCCAAGAGGCCCATCAGCAGACCCTGGATGACCTGCAGGtagaggaagacaaagtcaatACTCTGACCAAAGCCAAGACCAAGCTGGAACAGCAAGTGGACGAT CTGGAAGGGTCCCTGGAGCAAGAGAAGAAACTGCGCATGGACCTGGAGAGAGCTAAGAGGAAACTGGAAGGAGACCTGAAGCTGGCCCAGGACAGCATCATGGATTTGGAGAAtgacaagcagcagctggatgagAAACTGAAGAA gaaagaCTTTGAAATCAGCCAGATCCAGAGCAAGATCGAGGATGAACAAGCCCTGGGCATGCAATTTCAGAAGAAGATCAAGGAGTTGCAG GCCCGTattgaggagctggaggaggaaattGAGGCAGAGCGAACCTCTCGCGCTAAAGCAGAGAAGCATCGGGCTGACCTGtccagggagctggaggagatcAGCGAGCGCCTGGAAGAAGCAGGAGGGGCCACAGCAGCTCAGATTGATATGAACAAGAAGCGTGAGGCAGAATTCCAGAAGATGCGCCGTGACCTGGAAGAGGCCACGCTGCAGCACGAGGCCACGGCTTCCGCCCTGCGCAAGAAGCACGCggacagcacagctgagctgggggagCAGATCGACAACCTGCAACGCGTGAagcagaagctggagaaggagaagagtgAGATGAAGATGGAGATTGATGACTTGGCCAGCAACATGGAGTCTGTCTCCAAAGCCAAG GCTAACCTGGAGAAGATGTGCCGCACCCTGGAAGACCAGCTGAGTGAGATTAAGACCAAGGAAGAAGAGCATCAGCGCATGATCAATGACCTCAATGCTCAAAGAGCTCGTCTGCAGACAGAAGCAG GAGAATATTCACGCCAGGTGGATGAGAAGGATGCTTTGGTTTCTCAGCTGTCAAGAGGTAAACAGGCTTTCACCCAACAGATTGAGGAACTCAAGAGGCATCTGGAAGAAGAGATAAAG GCCAAGAGTGCCCTGGCCCATGCCCTGCAGTCCGCTCGCCACGACTGTGACTTGCTCCGAGAACAAtatgaggaggagcaggaggccaAGGGGGAGCTGCAGCGAGCCCTGTCCAAGGCCAACAGTGAAGTGGCCCAGTGGAGAACCAAATATGAGACGGACGCGATTCAGCGCACGGAGGAGCTCGAGGAGGCCAA GAAGAAGCTGGCCCAGCGTCTGCAGGATGCAGAGGAACATGTTGAGGCTGTCAATGCCAAATGTGCCTCCCTGgaaaagacaaagcagagaCTGCAGAATGAAGTGGAGGACCTGATGATTGACGTGGAGAGATCcaatgctgcctgtgctgctctggataAGAAGCAGAAGAACTTTGACAAG ATCCTGGCAGAATGGAAGCAGAAGTATGAGGAAACgcaggctgagctggaggcCTCCCAGAAGGAGTCACGCTctctcagcacagagctgttcaAGATGAAGAATGCCTATGAGGAGTCCTTGGACCACCTGGAAACAATGAAGCGGGAGAACAAGAACTTGCAGC AGGAGATTTCTGACCTCACGGAGCAGATTGCTGAGGGAGGAAAAGCGATTCATGAGCTTGAGAAAGTCAAGAAGCAGATTGAGCAGGAGAAGTCTGAAATTCAGGCTGCTCTGGAGGAAGCTGAG GCCTCCCTGGAACATGAAGAGGGGAAGATCTTGCGCCTGCAGCTTGAGCTCAACCAAGTGAAGTCTGAGATTGACAGGAAGATAGCAGAGAAAGATGAGGAGATTGACCAGCTGAAGAGAAACCACCTCCGAGTCGTGGACTCCATGCAGAGCACTCTGGATGCTGAGATCAGGAGCAGGAATGAAGCCCTGAGACTGAAGAAGAAGATGGAGGGAGACCTGAATGAAATGGAGATTCAGCTGAGCCATGCCAACCGCATGGCTGCAGAGGCACAGAAGAACCTGAGAAACACCCAGGCAGTTCTCAAG GACACCCAGATCCATCTGGATGAAGCTCTCAGGACTCAGGATGACCTGAAGGAGCAGGTGGCCATGGTGGAGCGCAGAGCAAACCTGCTGCAGGCTGAAGTTGAGGAGCTCCgggcagccctggagcagaCAGAGCGGTCGAGGAAACTGGCTGAGCAGGAGCTTCTGGATGCAAGTGAGAGAGTTCAGCTTCTCCACACTCAG AACACCAGCTTGATCAACACCAAGAAGAAGCTGGAAACGGACATTGCCCAGATCCAGGGTGAAATGGAGGATACCATCCAGGAAGCCCGCAATGCTGAGGAGAAGGCCAAGAAGGCCATCACAGAT GCAGCCATGATGGCAGAAGagctgaagaaggagcaggACACCAGTGCCCACCTGGAGAGAATGAAGAAGAACCTGGACCAGACAGTGAAGGACCTGCAGCACCGTCTGGAAGAGGCTGagcagctggcactgaagggagggaagaagcagatCCAGAAGCTGGAGGCCAGG GTGCGGGAGCTGGAAGGGGAGGTTGATGCTGAGCAGAAGCGCAGCGCTGAAGCCGTGAAGGGTGTGCGCAAGTACGAGCGGAGGGTGAAGGAACTGACCTACCAG TCTGAGGAAGACAGGAAGAATGTCCTCAGGCTGCAGGATCTGGTGGACAAGCTGCAAATGAAAGTGAAATCCTACAAGAGACAAGCTGAGGAAGCT GAGGAGCTGTCCAATGTCAACCTGTCCAAGTTCCGCAAGATCCAGCACGAGCTGGAGGAAGCTGAGGAGCGGGCTGACATTGCAGAGTCACAGGTCAACAAGCTCCGAGTGAAGAGCCGGGAGTTTCACAGCAAGAAAATTGCAGAGGAAGAGTAG